In a single window of the Elaeis guineensis isolate ETL-2024a chromosome 8, EG11, whole genome shotgun sequence genome:
- the LOC105049759 gene encoding chloride channel protein CLC-c, with product MEGREGKDIEKSEGGSMALPVAVAVAVAGEEEGEGRRVMERNGSGFFYEEEDKEMGMREPLLRRRTMNTTSQLAIVGAKVCPIESLDYEIVENDLYKQDWRSRKKVQIFQYIVLKWTLALLIGLGTGLVAFFNNLAVENIAGFKLLLTNNLMLKDRYHEAFLTYAGCNLVLAAAAAALCAYVAPAAAGSGIPEVKAYLNGVDAHSILALSTLFVKIFGSIGGVAAGFVVGKEGPMVHTGACIANLLGQGGSRKYHLTWTWLRYFKNDRDRRDLITCGAAAGVAAAFRAPVGGVLFALEEAASWWRSALLWRTFFTTAVVAVTLRAFIEYCRSGKCGLFGEGGLIMFDLSSTVTSYSTPDLLAVIVLGVIGGIFGSLYNFLVDKVLRIYSIINEKGAPFKILLTVTISLLTSCCSYGLPWLAKCTPCPLNLQDQCPTIGRSGNFKNFQCPPGHYNDLASLFLNTNDDAIRNLFSSGTDNEFYISTLFVFFAAIYFLGIVTYGIAVPSGLFIPVILAGASYGRLVGTLLGPICDLDKGLFALLGAASFLGGTMRMTVSVCVILLELTNDLLMLPLVMLVLLISKTVADSFNKGVYDQIVTMKGLPYMEAHAEPYMRNLVASDVVSGPLITFSAVEKVGNIVHALRLTGHNGFPVVDEPPFADAPELCGLVLRSHLLVLLKGKRFTQDRVLTGPAEVFRRFGAFDFAKAGSGKGVKLEDLDINEEEMEMYVDIHPITNRSPYTVVETMSLAKAAVLFRELGLRHLCVVPKTPGRPPIVGILTRHDFMPEHVLGLFPQFKHHK from the exons ATGGAAGGGAGAGAGGggaaggacatagagaagagcgAAGGAGGATCGATGGCATTGCCGGTGGCGGTGGCGGTGGCGGTGgcgggagaggaggagggagaggggagaAGGGTGATGGAGAGGAATGGGTCAGGGTTCTTCTACGAGGAGGAGGACAAGGAGATGGGGATGAGGGAGCCGCTGCTGCGGAGGCGCACCATGAACACCACCTCCCAGCTCGCAATCGTCGGTGCAAAAGTCTGCCCCATCGAGAGTCTGGACTATGA AATTGTAGAGAATGATCTATATAAGCAGGACTGGAGGTCAAGGAAAAAGGTTCAGATATTCCAGTATATAGTCCTGAAGTGGACCCTTGCTCTTCTTATTGGCTTGGGTACTGGGCTGGTTGCCTTCTTCAACAACCTTGCAGTCGAGAACATTGCTGGTTTTAAGTTGTTGCTGACTAATAATCTTATGCTTAAGGACAG GTACCATGAAGCATTTTTGACATATGCTGGCTGTAATTTAGTTTTGGCTGCGGCAGCTGCAGCCTTATGTGCTTACGTTGCTCCTGCAGCTGCTGGATCTGGCATACCTGAAGTGAAAGCTTATCTCAATGGTGTTGATGCTCACTCTATATTAGCTCTCAGCACACTCTTCGTGAAG ATATTTGGTTCCATTGGTGGAGTTGCTGCTGGTTTTGTAGTGGGTAAGGAGGGACCTATGGTACATACAGGAGCATGTATTGCAAACTTGCTTGGTCAGGGTGGATCTCGCAAGTATCATCTGACATGGACATGGCTCAGATACTTTAAAAATGATAGGGATCGACGAGATTTGATCACTTGTGGGGCTGCTGCAGGTGTGGCAGCTGCCTTCCGAGCCCCTGTGGGTGGTGTCCTATTTGCACTTGAAGAGGCAGCCTCTTG GTGGCGAAGTGCTCTTCTTTGGAGAACGTTTTTCACAACAGCAGTCGTTGCTGTCACATTGAGAGCTTTCATAGAATACTGCCGAAGTGGCAAATGTGGTCTCTTTGGAGAAGGAGGATTGATAATGTTTGATCTAAGTTCAACTGTTACCTCATACAGTACACCAGATCTTCTTGCGGTTATAGTTCTTGGAGTCATTGGGGGTATTTTTGGAAGTCTATACAACTTTCTTGTGGACAAGGTCCTTCGCATATATAGCATTATAAACGA GAAAGGTGCACCTTTCAAGATCCTTCTGACTGTCACCATCTCTCTGTTGACCTCATGCTGCTCCTATGGACTCCCATGGCTAGCCAAATGCACTCCATGTCCTCTCAATCTCCAAGATCAGTGTCCCACCATTGGCCGCTCAGGCAACTTTAAGAACTTCCAGTGCCCACCAGGTCATTACAATGACCTTGCCTCTCTCTTCCTCAATACCAATGATGATGCCATTCGCAACCTCTTCAGTAGTGGCACCGACAATGAGTTTTACATTTCCactctctttgttttttttgcTGCTATTTATTTCCTTGGCATTGTGACCTATGGCATTGCTGTACCTTCTGGTCTTTTCATCCCTGTTATACTTGCCGGTGCCTCCTATGGCCGCCTGGTAGGGACTCTTCTTGGCCCCATATGTGACCTAGATAAGGGCCTCTTTGCCCTTCTTGGTGCTGCTTCTTTTCTTGGAGGGACTATGAGAATGACTGTCTCAGTTTGTGTTATACTCCTTGAGCTCACCAACGACCTTTTAATGCTCCCCTTAGTAATGCTAGTTCTCCTCATATCCAAAACGGTAGCAGATAGTTTCAATAAGGGGGTCTATGATCAGATTGTTACAATGAAGGGCTTGCCTTACATGGAGGCCCATGCAGAGCCTTACATGAGAAACTTGGTTGCTAGTGATGTGGTCTCAGGCCCACTCATTACCTTTTCTGCTGTTGAAAAGGTAGGAAATATAGTGCATGCACTGAGGTTGACCGGACATAATGGATTTCCAGTGGTAGATGAGCCACCCTTTGCAGATGCACCAGAGTTGTGTGGGCTTGTTTTGAGGTctcatttgcttgtgttgctaaaAGGCAAGAGATTTACACAGGACAGGGTGTTAACTGGGCCGGCAGAGGTTTTTCGAAGGTTTGGTGCCTTTGACTTTGCCAAGGCAGGGTCTGGGAAGGGGGTGAAGTTGGAGGACTTGGATATTAATGAAGAGGAGATGGAAATGTATGTAGATATCCACCCAATTACTAATAGGTCCCCGTACACAGTTGTTGAAACGATGTCTCTAGCCAAGGCTGCAGTGCTCTTCAGGGAGCTTGGACTAAGACACCTATGCGTTGTGCCAAAAACTCCAGGG AGGCCTCCCATTGTTGGGATTTTGACGCGGCATGACTTCATGCCAGAGCACGTTCTTGGACTGTTTCCTCAATTCAAGCATCACAAGTAG